A region of the SAR324 cluster bacterium genome:
TCTCAAATTTCGCTCATATCTCTGGAGAAAATACAATGACAACACAGAACATAGGCATCCTGCATCCTGGTGAAATGGGGATATCTGTTGCTGCTTCTGCAAAAAATTCTGGACATTCGGTTTTCTGGGTGTCGCAGGGTCGCAGCGAGGCTACACGTGCCAGAGCAGAACGGTTCAACCTGCATGAGTTGCGGAGTCTTTCAGAGCTCTGTGAAACTTGCTCCATGATCATCAGTGTCTGTCCACCCAAATATGCAGGTGAACTAAGCCAGCAGGTATTGCAGGCAGGCTTCAAGGGCATCTTTGTGGACGCTAACGCCATCTCTCCAATGCGCTCTCAAGAAATTGGATCACAGATGGCTCTTGCAGGGGTTGAGTATGTAGATGGTGGGATCATCGGTGGCCCTGCCTGGCAGGAAAACTCGACCTTTCTTTATCTCTCCGGGCTCCAATCTGCACAAGTGGCCGACTGTTTCGAGCAGGGCCCGCTGGTCACCCGAATCATTGGGGAGGAAATTGGCAGGGCCTCAGCAATGAAGATGTGCTACGCAGCCAAGACGAAGGGAATGACTGCTTTGCTCTGCTCCATTGTGGCCACCGCTAACGAGTTGGGAGTGTGGGAAGACCTGGAGCGACACTGGTCGGCTGAAGTGAGTGATGCCGGCAGAAAAACTGTCGAAGATATCCGGAAAGTTACTGCCAAGGCCTGGAGATTTTCCGGTGAAATGGAGGAGATCGCTTCCACTCTTGACTTTGCAGGGCTTCCAGATGGCTTCCACAAAGCTGCTGCGGATACCTACCAGCGAATGGCTCATTTCAAGGATCACCAGGAATTGCCTGAACTGGAAGAAGTGCTTCGATCATTAGTGCGTTCAAGCTGATAAAGTCACTGCTCTGGAGCCCACAAACATCTTGGAAGCGATAGTGCCTGTATCTCAGAAAAAACTGGATCAGGTCTTCAGGAGTCTGTCACTATCTTTTTCTGTTTCCGAAATGCCCGACTGAAGACATAAACCAAGACGAGGAAAATCAACGAGAGGAATAGTATCACGGGGATCAGCAGCGCAGGATGGGCCAGCGATACAACCCAGATCATCGAAGTTGCAATCACGGCAAACCAGATAACGGCTACGCCACAAGCCGCAAATAGAGTGGGCTTGCCACCCAGTTTCCAATCTGCTGCCAGTAGATTGGATTTGAAGCGCTTGCCACAGTGAGGACAGGATCTCGCCAAGTAGGAGAGCTTTCCTCCACATTCGTCACAGTTGAAGACTCCCATCACTCCCTTCAAATTGGTTTTTCGGAAAGCCCTTGGATTTCACAGCTACTTCATCC
Encoded here:
- a CDS encoding DUF1932 domain-containing protein encodes the protein MTTQNIGILHPGEMGISVAASAKNSGHSVFWVSQGRSEATRARAERFNLHELRSLSELCETCSMIISVCPPKYAGELSQQVLQAGFKGIFVDANAISPMRSQEIGSQMALAGVEYVDGGIIGGPAWQENSTFLYLSGLQSAQVADCFEQGPLVTRIIGEEIGRASAMKMCYAAKTKGMTALLCSIVATANELGVWEDLERHWSAEVSDAGRKTVEDIRKVTAKAWRFSGEMEEIASTLDFAGLPDGFHKAAADTYQRMAHFKDHQELPELEEVLRSLVRSS